A DNA window from Mytilus edulis chromosome 14, xbMytEdul2.2, whole genome shotgun sequence contains the following coding sequences:
- the LOC139504349 gene encoding poly [ADP-ribose] polymerase tankyrase-2-like — protein MKPKKLLKILDSKRCIVYRADELMYQYILQTFTTPLMESAAFGYFDLVRFLVDTVGCKVNFTDESNKSPLYKASEGGKTDVVNFLCVNNASVSQCNTYGQSPLYVACKGGHKETVNLLLQNKADLSHDEALGTCPLHVACAGGYVDIVKLLWQNITDLSQSGLLGGSFKKCLIGHKCPEKLLHKYKVNSPQLNTNYSLQIYRMSESPLYVACKGGHIDIVKLLLQYNYDVPIDKRGATPLFAACEGGHKEIVKVLLDKKADISQGDSFAVDFSKLYAACINGHTDIVKLLLQTNDNVHLFKEFELFFFIICCLSKGTY, from the coding sequence ATGAAGCCAAAAAAACTATTAAAGATACTCGACTCAAAAAGATGCATTGTATATAGAGCTGATGAACTCATGTATCAGTATATACTGCAGACGTTTACCACACCTCTAATGGAATCGGCAGCATTTGGTTACTTTGATCTAGTTCGGTTTTTGGTTGATACTGTTGGATGTAAAGTAAACTTTACAGATGAAAGCAACAAGTCACCTTTATATAAAgcttcagaaggaggaaaaacaGATGTTGTTAATTTTTTATGTGTGAATAATGCTAGCGTGTCACAGTGCAACACGTATGGACAGTCCCCATTGTATGTTGCATGTAAAGGAGGACACAAAGAGACTGTGAATCTGTTACTTCAGAACAAAGCTGATTTGTCTCATGATGAAGCGTTAGGAACATGTCCATTGCATGTTGCCTGTGCAGGAGGATATGTAGATATAGTAAAATTGTTATGGCAGAACATAACTGATCTCTCACAGAGTGGATTACTTGGAGGGTCCTTTAAGAAATGTTTAATAGGACATAAATGCCCAGAGAAACTGTTACACAAGTATAAAGTGAATTCCCCTCAGCTTAATACAAATTATAGCCTTCAGATTTACCGAATGAGTGAGTCCCCTTTATATGTGGCCTGTAAAGGAGGTCACATAGACATTGTAAAATTGTTACTGCAATACAATTATGACGTCCCTATTGATAAAAGAGGAGCGACACCATTGTTTGCGGCATGTGAAGGAGGTCACAAAGAAATAGTCAAAGTGTTACTGGACAAAAAAGCTGATATCTCCCAAGGTGACAGTTTTGCAGtagatttttcaaaattgtatgcAGCCTGCATAAATGGACATACAGATATTGTGAAATTGTTACTGCAGACAAATGATAATGTGCACCTGTTTAaagaatttgaattattttttttcattatatgttgCTTGTCAAAAGGGACTTACTGA
- the LOC139504350 gene encoding ankyrin-1-like, with the protein MRKDNLSIALNIQKDAPLLVACPSGHTNTASLLLQFNADVSQCDNYGRSPLYVACRRGYMYTAKLLLQNNANVFQCNKELESPLNVGCANGHTPTVNLLLQNNADVSHCNNNKVSSLHLACEGGYTDTAKLLLQNNADVFQCNKDLESPLHLACANGHTPTVNLLLQNNADVSQCNKSGKSTLLVACEGGYKDTVELLLQNNADVNQCNEYGTSPLLVACAGGYEDIVELLLQNSADVSQCNSSRESPLYVACREGNVNTVKIVLQNNASVSQCDQYGGQSQLHIVCDIDSLNTYLIYYTDDENETDFDKKFPLYLEIVKLLIEGNADINLCNKKRPNTIRYCP; encoded by the coding sequence ATGAGAAAAGATAATCTATCTATTGCTTTAAACATTCAGAAAGATGCTCCATTGCTTGTGGCTTGTCCAAGTGGCCACACAAATACAGCAAGTTTGTTACTGCAGTTTAATGCTGATGTGTCTCAGTGTGACAATTATGGAAGGTCTCCATTGTATGTGGCCTGTAGAAGAGGCTACATGTATACAGCGAAATTGTTACTGCAGAATAATGCCAATGTATTTCAGTGTAACAAGGAACTTGAGTCCCCATTGAATGTGGGCTGTGCAAATGGTCATACACCTACAGTAAATCTGCTACTTCAGAACAATGCTGATGTGTCTCATTGTAACAATAATAAAGTTTCTTCGTTGCACCTGGCTTGTGAAGGAGGATATACGGATACAGCGAAATTGTTGCTTCAAAACAATGCTGACGTATTTCAGTGTAACAAAGACCTTGAGTCTCCATTGCATTTGGCTTGTGCAAATGGTCATACACCTACAGTGAACCTGCTACTTCAGAACAATGCTGATGTCTCTCAGTGTAACAAATCTGGTAAGTCTACATTGCTTGTGGCATGCGAAGGAGGATATAAAGATACTGTAGAACTGTTACTTCAGAACAATGCTGATGTCAATCAGTGTAATGAGTATGGAACATCTCCATTGCTTGTAGCATGTGCAGGAGGATATGAAGATATAGTAGAACTGTTATTGCAGAACAGTGCTGATGTCTCTCAGTGTAATAGTAGTAGAGAGTCTCCATTATATGTGGCTTGTAGAGAAGGAAATGTAAATACAGTAAAAATTGTATTGCAGAATAATGCTAGTGTTTCTCAGTGTGATCAATATGGAGGACAGTCACAATTACATATAGTGTGTGATATAGATTCGCTCAACACTTATCTAATATATTATACGGATGATGAAAATGAAacagattttgacaaaaaattccCATTATATCTTGAaattgtaaaactattaataGAAGGAAATGCTGATATTAATCTGTGCAATAAAAAAAGGCCAAACACCATTAGATATTGCCCGTAA